One Fusarium poae strain DAOMC 252244 chromosome 4, whole genome shotgun sequence DNA window includes the following coding sequences:
- a CDS encoding hypothetical protein (BUSCO:7128at5125), whose protein sequence is MPFLTEDSWINDQASTHDISLLEGCAIAVDASYYLCQLLETSPAHEPLLSALGGLTGVEAHINQNLDLWAKNEIVPFFVFDGQPVTGQDDITLDRGLKANKKTDEAWNLYSQGAAEEAVSTFGTSPGAFRIQNLYPLLQNVLKSRDLHFLVAPYTACAQLAYFEMTDSDQCSGVMGSQELLLYPVKDTVLRTFDWEAKTVTAISKKKVMRSLTPTASEPRFIDSFLMAGTSFLSPFPALLESSMYSDYNISTAANLLRTAENSVATACASFNDILQNKDADWLDKYRKARMVVHHFVYIAESGEIRVNDYEHLTSDNHEYLGLQLPAELFHYLNTGLIGPRLLGNITHGQVLIQPTLDGVASDEYKKLITDRIVPIKEQALSLLIPRLHRGIQHKNIKVRVWFDPKYSYTINHRSVNPPPSQMVASWDVKDNDVRAFFPEDFASPVSLEVLSLVNTEFVDKTFPEERRIKGIDSTDMVTSVAIWRFLHLRGYADDKHKLTKWGNALATTLLTLQDVKENNPEVTGLSEAALVAFELIRNGLLTGKHTEGHPGLPRKGSYEEKATLVLISECASLLKLRHQVYGYTGPLNKNLLSFWSLASAVREADRDLVEAIVASMFLYGQSKRERDDQLEISRRLPFQQEPDIGLGIAVRTFFDDDEAGGDKEGRLHRLEEFPKTFVPYAESLTEDFRVARDFVDALAKGVEALGTEQLKAEDKEAWTRAQAYFAARPF, encoded by the exons ACTCCTGGATCAACGACCAGGCTTC CACGCATGATATCTCTCTGCTCGAAGGATGCGCCATCGCTGTCGACGCTAGTTATTATCTCTGCCAACTTCTCGAGACGTCTCCTGCTCACGAACCCCTGTTGTCAGCTCTGGGTGGTCTCACGGGAGTCGAGGCACACATAAACCAGAACCTCGATCTTTGGGCGAAGAATGAGATTGTTCCCTTCTTCGTTTTCGACGGTCAACCTGTGACCGGCCAGGATGACATCACCTTGGATCGTGGTCTCAAAGCCAACAAGAAGACAGACGAGGCATGGAACTTGTACTCTCAGGGGGCCGCTGAAGAGGCGGTGTCAACCTTCGGTACTAGTCCAG GAGCCTTTCGCATTCAGAATCTCTACCCCTTACTCCAAAACGTTCTGAAGAGCCGTGATCTTCACTTTCTGGTAGCGCCTTACACTGCATGCGCCCAG CTTGCTTATTTTGAGATGACCGATTCAGACCAGTGTTCAGGTGTAATGGGCTCTCAGGAGCTTCTGTTGTACCCTGTCAAGGACACCGTCCTTCGTACTTTCGACTGGGAGGCCAAAACGGTTACTGCCATTTCCAAGAAGAAAGTGATGCGCAGTCTCACACCTACTGCGAGCGAGCCTAGGTTTATCGACTCTTTCTTAATGGCTGGCACATCATTCCTTTCTCCCTTTCCTGCTCTGTTGGAAAGCTCAATGTATTCAGACTACAATATCTCAACTGCTGCCAATCTTCTGAGGACTGCGGAAAACAGTGTCGCAACTGCTTGCGCTAGCTTCAACGACATATTGCAGAACAAGGACGCCGACTGGCTCGACAAGTACCGCAAGGCGAGGATGGTCGTCCACCACTTCGTTTATATCGCCGAGAGCGGTGAGATCCGTGTCAACGACTATGAGCACTTGACCAGTGACAATCATGAGTATCTGGGTCTTCAGCTCCCTGCTGAGCTTTTCCACTACCTCAATACCGGCTTGATTGGGCCTCGCCTACTGGGAAACATCACCCACGGACAAGTTCTGATCCAGCCTACCTTGGATGGCGTAGCATCAGACGAGTACAAAAAGTTGATCACCGACAGAATAGTGCCCATTAAGGAGCAGGCTCTCTCGCTGCTGATCCCACGACTTCACCGCGGTATTCAGCACAAGAACATCAAAGTGCGGGTTTGGTTTGACCCTAAATATTCATACACTATCAACCACCGTTCTGTCAACCCTCCACCATCACAGATGGTTGCCAGTTGGGATGTCAAGGACAATGATGTTCGTGCATTTTTCCCAGAGGATTTTGCGAGCCCCGTGTCGTTGGAAGTCTTGTCGCTTGTTAACACCGAATTTGTTGACAAGACATTCCCCGAAGAGAGGCGCATCAAGGGAATTGACAGTACAGATATGGTTACCTCGGTTGCTATCTGGCGATTTCTTCACTTGAGAGGATATGCTGATGACAAGCACAAGCTAACAAAGTGGGGCAATGCATTGGCAACCACCCTTCTTACACTTCAAGACGTCAAGGAGAACAACCCTGAGGTGACCGGTCTGTCAGAAGCAGCCCTAGTCGCGTTTGAACTTATCCGAAATGGGCTCTTGACAGGAAAGCACACCGAGGGCCACCCTGGTCTGCCCCGAAAGGGCTCTTATGAGGAGAAGGCAACCCTTGTACTGATCAGCGAGTGTGCGTCCCTGCTGAAGCTCCGACACCAAGTATATGGTTACACCGGTCCTCTCAACAAAAACCTTCTAAGCTTCTGGTCGTTGGCTTCAGCCGTGAGAGAGGCCGACCGGGACTTGGTTGAGGCTATTGTGGCTTCAATGTTCTTGTATGGTCAGTCCAAGCGCGAAAGGGACGACCAGCTGGAGATCAGCCGACG CCTACCTTTCCAACAGGAGCCTGACATTGGTCTCGGCATTGCCGTGAGGACCTTCttcgacgacgatgaagctGGCGGGGACAAGGAGGGTCGACTACACCGACTAGAAGAGTTCCCCAAGACGTTCGTTCCATACGCCGAGTCATTGACTGAGGACTTCCGGGTTGCGCGCGATTTTGTCGATGCACTCGCCAAGGGCGTGGAAGCGCTGGGCACAGAACAATTGAAGGCAGAGGACAAGGAGGCCTGGACCAGGGCCCAGGCGTACTTCGCGGCACGACCTTTTTAG